Proteins found in one Lycium ferocissimum isolate CSIRO_LF1 chromosome 6, AGI_CSIRO_Lferr_CH_V1, whole genome shotgun sequence genomic segment:
- the LOC132059642 gene encoding uncharacterized protein LOC132059642 — MDSTNKDEDDAIVGAATTSVLASGAVIILAYENQSRIPREPYTNKGQEREFYMNSIFNGSDVHCVGQIRMSKHVFYELCNALRNTSLLCSTKYMFVQEQVLIFSEIVGFNQEFRKIGSHFYRSIDSIHRCFHTVLQAVLKLYPILTKSPNGTIQPEIRSNYRYYPWFADCVGAIDGTHVLASVPIEQQSRFRGRKGTTTQNVLAAISFNLKFTYVLAGWEGSAHESRILYYTLERPQGFQIPPRYFIQSKVVYGKR, encoded by the exons ATGGATTCGACTAACAAAGATGAAGATGATGCGATAGTTGGAGCTGCAACCACATCTGTTTTAGCTTCGGGGGCTGTAATTATTCTAGCCTACGAAAATCAAAGTAGAATTCCTAGAGAACCTTATACTAATAAAGGCCAAGAAAGGGAATTTTACATGAATAGTATTTTCAATGGAAGCGATGTTCATTGTGTAGGTCAGATAAGAATGAGCAAGCATGTATTTTATGAACTATGTAACGCTCTTAGAAATACTAGTTTGTTGTGCTCAACcaaatatatgtttgttcaaGAACAAGTGTTGATATTCTCAGAAATTGTTGGTTTTAATCAAGAATTTCGCAAGATTGGGTCACACTTTTATAGGTCAATTGACTCTATCCATCGATGTTTCCACACCGTACTTCAAGCAGTTTTGAAGCTCTATCCAATTCTTACAAAATCACCGAATGGAACTATCCAACCGGAGATAAGGAGCAATTATCGGTATTATCCTTGGTTTGCC GATTGTGTAGGAGCAATAGATGGCACACATGTGCTTGCGTCTGTTCCTATTGAGCAACAAAGTAGATTTCGTGGCCGGAaaggcacaacaacacaaaatGTATTAGCTGCCATTAGCTTTAATTTGAAGTTCACGTATGTGCTTGCCGGTTGGGAAGGATCTGCACATGAATCTCgcatattatattatacattGGAGAGACCACAGGGGTTTCAAATACCCCCAAGGTATTTTATTCAATCTAAAGTAGTTTATGGAAAGAGATAG